A stretch of the Trueperaceae bacterium genome encodes the following:
- a CDS encoding antitoxin, with protein sequence MSQQKLSVSVPRPLARFIEEYRREHNLKTKSSVVERALEALREKELEQAYALASKENDQAWDATVADGLRDEPW encoded by the coding sequence ATGAGTCAGCAGAAACTCAGTGTCTCGGTTCCACGTCCACTCGCCAGGTTCATCGAGGAGTACAGGCGCGAGCACAACCTCAAGACGAAGAGCAGTGTAGTGGAGCGCGCCTTGGAAGCACTTCGCGAAAAGGAACTGGAACAGGCCTATGCCCTGGCGTCAAAAGAGAACGATCAAGCTTGGGATGCAACAGTCGCGGACGGACTGCGGGACGAGCCCTGGTAA